The following are from one region of the Anaerolineae bacterium genome:
- the murG gene encoding undecaprenyldiphospho-muramoylpentapeptide beta-N-acetylglucosaminyltransferase: protein MRAVLCGGGTGGHVYPILAVVEALRRQEGDGLNLVYTGMPGSVEARLAARADIPFETVESGQMRGRAPWDVARSLVRLARGIGQARRLLKGFRPHVVFTTGGYGAAPVLIAARLAAVPALIFLPDAEPGLTVKFLSRLVPKVAVTFPEVQAFFPPGKTVVTGYPVRPELLKVGKDEALRRLGLKGNRPILLAFGGSKGARSINRAVVQGAASLLEMADVVHITGSLDYPWVAEARAKMPAELQAHYLVFEYLEEEMGCALAAADLVVSRAGASTLGEFPAFGLPSVLVPYPYSGQHQYANARFLMERGAAVMMEDKDLPRELVPAARRLLADESRRLEMGRKAAALAQPGAAERIAAELRRLAAGGEG from the coding sequence ATGCGAGCAGTGCTGTGTGGTGGCGGAACCGGCGGACACGTCTATCCCATCCTGGCCGTCGTTGAAGCACTGCGTCGGCAGGAAGGGGATGGGCTGAACCTGGTGTATACCGGCATGCCGGGCAGTGTGGAAGCCCGCCTTGCGGCGCGCGCCGATATCCCGTTCGAGACCGTGGAGAGCGGCCAGATGCGGGGGCGGGCGCCGTGGGATGTCGCCCGGAGCCTGGTGCGGCTGGCGCGCGGCATCGGGCAGGCGCGCCGGCTACTGAAGGGGTTCCGCCCGCATGTGGTCTTCACGACGGGAGGTTATGGCGCGGCGCCGGTGCTCATCGCCGCCCGCCTGGCGGCCGTGCCGGCGCTGATCTTCCTGCCGGATGCGGAGCCGGGCCTGACGGTCAAGTTCCTCAGCCGGCTGGTGCCGAAGGTGGCGGTGACCTTCCCGGAGGTGCAGGCCTTTTTCCCGCCGGGCAAGACCGTAGTGACCGGCTATCCTGTGCGGCCGGAACTGCTGAAGGTGGGGAAGGATGAAGCGCTCCGCCGGCTGGGGCTGAAGGGCAACCGCCCGATACTGCTGGCCTTTGGCGGGAGCAAGGGCGCACGCAGTATCAACCGGGCAGTGGTCCAAGGGGCGGCCAGCCTGCTGGAAATGGCGGATGTGGTGCATATCACGGGCAGTCTGGATTATCCCTGGGTGGCGGAGGCGCGGGCCAAAATGCCGGCGGAGCTCCAGGCGCATTATCTCGTGTTCGAGTATCTGGAAGAGGAGATGGGATGCGCGCTGGCGGCGGCGGACCTGGTGGTGTCGCGCGCCGGCGCTTCCACCCTGGGGGAATTCCCCGCCTTCGGCCTGCCCAGCGTGCTGGTGCCCTATCCGTATTCGGGCCAGCATCAGTACGCCAACGCGCGGTTTCTGATGGAGCGCGGCGCGGCGGTGATGATGGAGGATAAGGACCTGCCGCGGGAACTGGTGCCGGCCGCGCGCCGACTGCTGGCGG